A single Acidaminococcus sp. DNA region contains:
- a CDS encoding C39 family peptidase produces MKLNLCRWFVVGITALTLTCGVSGCAGAASQSVSGKTPEEIEALLKKAGGGAASVNHAADIKDSPYFKAVDVYNLKSQGSLTVISHYKTHQQETEYTCGPAAAYTVMTHFLGKSPDSEMTIAKIMDTHPAGMADVGTNTRGMVRYFEKQGWKVRSALSDGSPKDYSAFKKFVLDNLQAGIPTMIENIDWDGHWRVIIGFDTMGDTLSANDVLILADPYDTSDHCQDGYNIASAERFFSMWFDSHLFREGEKERQWLTAVPSGYVVSGRTSQK; encoded by the coding sequence ATGAAATTAAATTTATGCCGCTGGTTTGTTGTTGGAATAACGGCTTTGACGCTGACCTGTGGAGTAAGCGGCTGCGCAGGGGCAGCCAGCCAATCGGTTTCGGGAAAAACGCCGGAAGAAATCGAGGCACTGCTCAAAAAAGCGGGCGGCGGAGCCGCTTCTGTCAATCATGCGGCAGATATCAAAGATTCTCCCTATTTCAAGGCTGTGGATGTCTATAATCTGAAATCCCAGGGATCACTGACGGTGATTTCACACTATAAGACCCATCAGCAGGAAACGGAGTATACCTGCGGACCGGCGGCTGCTTATACGGTGATGACGCATTTTCTCGGAAAATCACCGGACTCGGAAATGACTATTGCCAAGATCATGGATACGCACCCCGCCGGCATGGCTGATGTCGGGACGAATACCCGCGGTATGGTACGGTATTTCGAAAAGCAAGGCTGGAAAGTCCGCAGCGCTCTCTCGGATGGTTCACCAAAAGATTACAGTGCTTTCAAAAAGTTTGTCCTGGATAATCTGCAGGCCGGTATTCCTACTATGATCGAGAATATTGACTGGGACGGCCACTGGCGTGTCATTATCGGATTTGATACGATGGGGGACACGTTATCAGCTAACGATGTTCTCATCTTAGCCGATCCGTATGATACCAGCGACCATTGTCAGGACGGCTATAATATTGCTTCGGCAGAGCGTTTTTTCAGTATGTGGTTTGACAGCCATCTATTCCGGGAAGGTGAAAAAGAGCGGCAGTGGCTGACGGCTGTTCCGTCCGGATATGTCGTTTCGGGGAGAACATCGCAGAAATAG